A region of Nitrospirota bacterium DNA encodes the following proteins:
- a CDS encoding class I SAM-dependent methyltransferase, producing MSTIDPKQYIEKQRQDWNRVASAWEKWDEYLEENLSYVSYRLIGDLRLRPGQAVLDLGCGTGNPSILVSRIVGDSGSVVGVDLSENMLAVARRKAEALGLSNVRFMAEDVSTLPFEKESFDAVISRFCLMFLPDIPQAMKEIIRVLRPGGYVATAVWSMPDKNPFIRIAVEVLKQFTEVPSPVPGQPGIFRLSKPADLLNIMKDVGLTGVADEEVTGDSIFDSADEYLLNIKDMAAPLKPLFAKLSAEQASDVDSKIKESVSKYKVGDKIVLPMAFRIVVGRKAL from the coding sequence ATGTCTACAATAGATCCAAAACAGTATATCGAAAAACAGCGGCAGGACTGGAACAGGGTTGCATCTGCGTGGGAGAAGTGGGACGAGTATCTTGAGGAGAACCTGTCGTACGTCAGTTACAGACTGATAGGAGATTTGAGGCTCAGGCCGGGGCAGGCCGTGCTTGACCTCGGATGCGGCACGGGTAATCCATCAATACTTGTTTCGCGAATAGTAGGGGATAGTGGGTCAGTTGTGGGTGTTGACTTGTCTGAAAACATGCTTGCTGTTGCAAGGAGGAAGGCAGAGGCACTGGGGCTTTCAAACGTAAGGTTCATGGCAGAGGATGTTTCAACACTCCCTTTTGAAAAAGAGTCCTTTGATGCAGTTATTAGCCGGTTCTGTCTTATGTTTTTACCTGACATTCCACAGGCAATGAAAGAGATTATCAGGGTTTTAAGGCCGGGGGGTTATGTTGCAACGGCAGTCTGGTCTATGCCGGATAAAAATCCTTTTATAAGGATAGCAGTCGAAGTCCTGAAACAATTTACAGAGGTTCCTTCTCCTGTCCCTGGACAGCCTGGGATATTCCGGCTCTCCAAACCTGCTGACCTGCTTAATATTATGAAAGATGTCGGTCTTACCGGGGTTGCAGATGAAGAGGTTACAGGTGATTCTATATTCGATTCAGCAGACGAGTATCTTCTTAATATAAAGGATATGGCCGCACCATTAAAACCTCTATTTGCTAAACTATCCGCTGAACAGGCGTCGGATGTTGATTCAAAGATAAAAGAATCAGTGAGCAAGTATAAAGTCGGCGATAAGATTGTTTTGCCGATGGCGTTCAGGATAGTGGTGGGGAGGAAGGCTTTGTAA
- a CDS encoding response regulator transcription factor: protein MRILLVEDEKDLAAIVKQGLEEDGYIVETAHDGEEGLYMAENFPADAIILDIMLPVMDGLTILKTIRQKGIITPVLLLTARDAIVDKIAGLDTGADDYLTKPFSFPELLARVRSLLRRKGSVKEALINISDLEINTASHEVKRAGNIIALSAKEYALLEYLAYNRNKVLSRTDIVEHIYHEETDMDSNVVDVYINYLRNKIDKDSNNKLIQTVRGAGYILKG, encoded by the coding sequence ATGCGTATTTTACTTGTTGAAGATGAAAAGGACCTGGCGGCTATTGTAAAACAGGGGCTTGAGGAAGATGGCTATATAGTAGAAACAGCTCATGATGGTGAGGAAGGGCTGTACATGGCTGAGAACTTTCCGGCAGATGCTATCATACTTGATATTATGCTCCCTGTAATGGATGGGCTTACCATCCTGAAAACAATCAGGCAAAAGGGGATTATAACGCCTGTACTGCTCCTCACAGCAAGGGATGCAATCGTTGACAAGATCGCCGGACTTGATACAGGTGCTGATGACTACTTAACCAAACCCTTTTCATTTCCTGAACTGCTTGCACGTGTCCGGTCACTCCTGCGCCGTAAAGGGTCAGTCAAAGAAGCATTAATAAATATCAGCGACCTTGAGATTAATACTGCCAGCCACGAAGTTAAACGTGCCGGAAATATCATCGCCCTTTCTGCCAAAGAATATGCACTCCTTGAATATCTTGCATATAATAGAAATAAGGTACTAAGCCGTACAGATATTGTAGAGCATATATACCATGAGGAAACCGATATGGACTCAAACGTAGTAGATGTCTATATAAACTACCTTAGAAATAAGATTGACAAGGACTCCAATAATAAACTGATTCAGACTGTCAGGGGCGCGGGGTACATTTTAAAAGGATAG
- a CDS encoding HAMP domain-containing protein, with product MFKSIKLKLFAWLLIIFSFILTGLGIFLYYELRSFVLAQVDHQLMASLQTIADVMLIEESHGQLQMELWELANVKRGEYAEKLSGHYYQITSSTGEILSRSPSLWLANVNLPPLIGTTVPQFSTITGPKNIPLRVTYQSMDFSIGPLTLQMADALDDTHEILENFRNIIIFTLPMVFIIAGFGGLLITSRTLRPLKTFSAKIGQITEENLSDRVDEKDLDNELKPLAVSFNKMLVNIEGAFARQRQFLSDASHELRTPTSIIKSYCDVTLSRERTAKDYRDALNKVGESVNRMCDLINRILVISRHDTKTMQIRPSTLNLGDIIKDVLRLLETTAANKEVSMNYTDRSVIVSCDRESITEVLTNLAENAIKYNRQGGSINIELSEDLNWAITTVKDSGIGIPSEEITKIFDRFYRVDTSRGQTTGSGLGLSIVKAIIEAHQGKVEVESAIGKGSIFRIYLPK from the coding sequence ATGTTTAAATCCATAAAACTTAAACTATTTGCATGGCTTCTAATCATCTTTTCTTTCATCCTTACCGGCTTGGGGATATTCCTGTATTATGAACTCAGGAGTTTTGTATTGGCCCAGGTAGACCATCAGTTAATGGCCTCTCTTCAGACCATTGCGGATGTCATGCTGATTGAGGAATCTCATGGTCAATTGCAGATGGAACTTTGGGAACTGGCTAATGTAAAGAGGGGTGAATATGCTGAGAAACTATCCGGTCACTACTACCAGATTACATCATCAACCGGTGAGATATTGTCACGATCCCCTTCTTTATGGCTGGCAAATGTGAATCTTCCTCCTTTAATAGGCACAACAGTACCTCAGTTTTCTACAATTACAGGCCCCAAAAATATTCCTCTCCGTGTTACTTACCAGTCAATGGATTTCTCTATAGGTCCCTTAACCTTACAAATGGCAGACGCACTGGATGATACTCATGAGATCCTTGAGAATTTCAGGAATATTATTATCTTCACACTCCCGATGGTCTTTATCATAGCAGGGTTTGGGGGCTTATTAATAACGAGCAGGACCCTGCGTCCTCTAAAAACCTTTTCCGCAAAGATAGGTCAGATTACTGAAGAAAATCTGAGCGATAGGGTTGATGAAAAGGACCTTGACAATGAACTCAAGCCGCTTGCTGTTAGTTTTAACAAGATGCTTGTAAATATAGAAGGTGCATTTGCAAGGCAAAGACAATTCCTGTCCGATGCATCGCATGAGCTTAGAACCCCTACCTCAATAATTAAAAGTTATTGTGATGTTACTCTAAGCAGGGAAAGGACTGCAAAGGATTACAGAGATGCCTTAAATAAAGTGGGAGAATCCGTAAACAGGATGTGCGACCTTATTAACAGGATATTGGTTATATCAAGGCATGATACAAAGACCATGCAGATAAGACCCTCAACACTAAATCTTGGAGATATTATTAAGGATGTGTTAAGACTTCTTGAGACGACAGCGGCAAATAAGGAGGTTAGTATGAATTATACTGACCGGAGCGTCATTGTGAGTTGCGACAGGGAGTCAATAACAGAAGTCCTTACCAATTTAGCAGAAAACGCCATCAAATATAATCGTCAAGGCGGATCCATTAATATTGAATTAAGTGAAGACCTTAACTGGGCTATAACAACTGTAAAAGATTCCGGTATCGGTATACCCTCAGAAGAGATTACAAAAATATTCGACAGATTTTATCGTGTGGATACAAGCAGAGGACAGACAACCGGCAGCGGCCTCGGCCTCTCAATCGTAAAGGCAATCATCGAGGCACATCAGGGAAAGGTAGAAGTAGAAAGCGCAATAGGCAAAGGAAGCATATTCCGGATTTATCTGCCTAAATAA